From one Bacteroides fragilis NCTC 9343 genomic stretch:
- a CDS encoding N-acetylmuramoyl-L-alanine amidase has product MRKIDLIVIHCSATREDRCFTEFDLDVCHRRRGFNGPGYHFYIRKDGRIVSTRPVEKIGAHAKGHNATSIGICYEGGLDARGRPKDTRTEWQVHSMRVLVKTLLKQYPGSRVCGHRDLSPDLNANGEIEPEEWIKQCPCFNVIEDKKLH; this is encoded by the coding sequence ATGAGGAAAATCGATTTGATTGTGATTCATTGCTCGGCAACGAGAGAAGACCGGTGTTTTACGGAGTTCGATCTGGATGTCTGCCATCGCAGGCGGGGATTCAACGGGCCGGGATACCACTTCTATATCCGGAAGGACGGGCGGATTGTGTCTACCCGTCCGGTGGAGAAGATCGGGGCGCATGCCAAGGGGCACAATGCGACGAGTATCGGTATCTGTTATGAAGGCGGGCTGGATGCGAGGGGCCGTCCCAAGGATACCCGGACGGAGTGGCAGGTACATTCGATGCGGGTGTTGGTGAAAACGTTATTGAAACAGTATCCCGGCAGCCGTGTGTGTGGCCACCGGGATCTGAGTCCGGACCTGAACGCCAATGGGGAGATCGAGCCCGAGGAATGGATAAAGCAGTGTCCGTGTTTTAATGTGATTGAAGATAAAAAATTACATTGA